TGAGGTTGTAGAGGGCCTCGCAGGCGGCGTTATTGAGCAGCTGGTCGAGCGCCGAGTGAGTGGACGCTTGCTGGGCGAAGCCGGGGAAGTCGATAATGGAAATGGTGTTGGCAACGCTGTCCTCGGGCGCGCAGAGTCTCTGGTTGATGGACTCGACAATGTAGGCCACCAAGAGCGAGTACAGAGTGCGGGCGAGCTCGTTGGCGTGCGAGCGGGCGCCAGCGGGGTCCAGCATGACGGTGACTCTCTCCTTGTGGATCATCTTGGTCTTGTACGAGAGGGTGGTCTGCAGGTCCTGGGAGCTGACGCCCAAGAAGGCGGCGACAATGGTGAGGACATCCTTGTTCTTGACGGCAGTGACGGTCTGGGCACCCTCGTGGGAGAAACCGCCGCTGTCGTCACCTTGGGCTTGCGTGTCGGACGTCGTCTCGAACTCGAGCTGGCCAATGTGCAGAATCGTGGCCAGAACCTGGCAGATCTCGGCAATCTCGCTGCGAGGGAACTCGAGCTTCTTGAGGGCGTTCTTGAAAACCTGGAACCCTTCGGTGTCGTTGATACCGACCTTGAGCTGGGTGGGGTGACCCAGGTACTTCCACCTCTTTTGAGCAACGCCGGCCGGCGTCTCGAAGCCAAGATGGGCCTTCTCGGCCGCGCTGGTGCCGGCCATCAGGTAGTACAAAACATGAAAGTTACGCTCTCCCGTCGGGATATCCGTGATACGGCTACGCTCGAGTCTGTGGTCGAGGAGCTTGGCACCAATCAGGACCGGGTTGGTCGTGGTAGCCGTGTCATACTGCAGCTCGTAGAACAAACCGGCCTTGGAGGCTGTGGGAGTAGTGGCGGTCTTGGTCGTCGTCAAGGTATCAAAGACGTAGGCGGCCAGAGAGACCTTGGTCGACAGAGGGGTGGAGGACTTGCCGAGGAACGCGGTCAGGAGGTGGGATCGAATGGTTGATTTTCCGGAGCCGGATTCACCCCTATTCACGTTAGCCATGACCTTTGATATTGTCAGAATGTCACATACAAAAAGACGACGGATTGGTTCTCCGATCTGTGACCCAATCTGATCCATGCCCGGTCCGCAATGTCCTCGGCGCCGCCCATGGCGCTTCCCTCCTTGCCGCCATCAGGGCCCTTTGAGGAGGACGTGTAGGTGTTGAGAGAAATGAGGGCGTGAGACGAGAGGCGAGCGGTCGGCAGCGACACATGGAAACGACTGGCCAAGTGTGCCGTTAACTGCGTGTCTGATTGTGAATGTGCGGGTAGCGAGGGTAGAGAAGGTTGAGTGTGAGCGCCTCCGCCGCTCCCACCGATGGGAGGCAGGTTCATCGCCATGTTGGGCACGACGACGCCAACGTCGATGGACTCGAGATACGCGTAGTGTAGTCAATGGCGGGGCTTTTCGAACGAGAGGCTTTAGTCAAAGGGGGTTCGATGTTCGTCGTGTAGAAGAGTCTTGAGATGTTGATTAACGGTCAAAGAGCTCAGATTAGTCGTGATAGTAGTAGGTAAACAGGGAGATTGGCCGAAACCCAAACGAAAGGAGATGTACAAATTGCCAGACTAGGAAACGAGTGTGCACGGAGAAGTGAGGAAGAGGAATCGAGGATTCGGAAACAGCAGCGACTTGGGATGGCGAGGCTGAAGGTGGGAAAAGCTCGAGGCACCAAACGAACGAAGTAGTCGCTGGTAAAGTGCTGGCAAAGGTCAAGGACGTCCCGATTTTTCGTGGTCTCTCGCCGTCGACGGTCTCCCTCACTCTCTCTTCTCTACACAGTACACAGTACGCAATATGGTAAGGGAGCGTAaccggggggaggggggtggGCAACGGCAACGGGCACCAGGAAAGGGGATTGTTTTCTTTGGGTACCAAAAGTGCTGCTCTCACGCGAAGAGTGATCCGGCGGGCGACACGAACACGAGACGCACGACTCGTCCATACGAACTCTGTGCCACAGCACCACCCACACACTGTGGGCTGTTGCGAAGCCCCAAGAGTCGACATCAGCTGCCTGAAGCATTGCCTCCCGTCTGTACGGACAGCTGTGGCCTCGAGGGGTGTCGCCGGCGAAGACGAAATTGACAGACCCCTCCCCCCTGCTCGAATTTCTTCTCGATTTTTCCCCCTTCCTTTTTTCCCTGATCTCGGTTCTCATCGCGGAAGCCACATTACACTGTATCCCCCTGTACCCGTCATTTCCTCCGCGGGACTTCTATATTCCTTGCGTTCCCCTGTATTTTCAGCGGTCCTGTGCGGGGTCTCTTGAGCTTGTTCGACATGGAGCACGTTCTGTGCAATGATGCTTGTTGTGTTGCGCGAGGGCGACGATACTCGGTATGACACCAGGCTGCAAACGTGTCTATATACTGCGCAGTCAGATCATTAGGAGACGAGAATTCAGGAGACCGATCATCATCAGGGTAATAACCGCGCTCCAAGGGTTGGTCCAAAGGCTGCAAGTGGTCTCCGCATATTCTCATAAACCTTGAAGACGCGACTTGGCAGCCTGGCTGTGACAACATTGAGCGGGCTTCGGTACCAGGGGCGAGTGCCAGTGGTTCTGCTGAGAATGCAGAGCTGGCACTGGCCAGGGTCCGTCCAGCATGAAGAATGCACGCGTCTCGCATCATGATGTGTATTTCGCTTCTCACCTAGTTCCGAGTTGATGCCAAGAGCATAATAACAGCCCTCTACTTCATCCCCAACGGGTAGCATTGAATCGTAGAAGCAGACGCGAAAAGTGTGGTCGAAACAACAGATCAAGGTCCGCTCTGCCGGAAGTCTGTTCAACAATCCCTAAACCTTGTGGTGGCTGTTAGCGGACGGATTGGTGCGGTGGCGCCCCAACATTGTGCTTCTCCGCGAATACCGGTACCTTGGGCAGCCATCTTGAACAGTACACGGCTGCTGTGCTACGGATCCGTTGACGGGGGACCTGCTGGCACCGGGGCGCCATGAGGGATCATCTCACACTCGACGGCGCCATGTTATTCACTGCCACTTGGACGTTGGCGCTGGCCGACGGTTTCCAGCGCGCCGCTAGACTCTCGTCCTCCCGATGGGTGTAGCAGACGGAGGGCGCGGACTGGGTGCTGCATCCATGTCAGCCGATGGGAGCGCTGATATAATACAAAAGGACAAGCAGACCGAAGACGCTGAGGCCGTTGCGTTCCAGCGGCCAGTGCCTGAAGATCGGCTTCCCTTCAGATCCTGTGATGGCTCAAGGGAGAGCCAACGGGTCGACTCCGCCCGGGCGAGATTGGTTGATCGGACCGGTGCGTGGAGAGAAATGTTGTCATCAATGATGCTGTTGACCCGGCGTCTCGAGGAATGCAGCGTGTAATTGCGTCTCATCCCTATTCTGGGACAATGTGGTTCGTGTCTCGCAGAATTCTTTGTTTACACGGCTGTGGCTGAGGGACCATCGACAGCACTCTAGAATGTAGTGCAAGCCGTTTGAGTTTGGATATCGAGCATGATGCATGATTGATGAGCAGGATTTTGCGGTTCATCCATGATGTTAGGATGGCAGGCGGCAGACGGTCCAAGCCGCATGTCCCTGTGGTCCGGGGCGGCAGACGTGGAGGAGGCGGGCTGATTACCTCGAATTGTCGACGTCTCAATTAGAGAAGAGAATTGTGGACGTGTGGATGGGACGGGAGGTACTTCCGAGAGGTACATGTACGTACAGTGCGAACAGTGCGGATCAATTGTGCCGCTGCGTTCCCCGGGGTGTCGGTGCTTACGGATCCGAGGGAACGTACCTGCTCATCGACGACCTCATCATCCTGTTGCAACTTACAACCCACCGACAATTGTAGTCTCAGCACTCCCGGAGGCTGGACATGCAGGGCGAGACACTCGATGAAGAACCAGTGAGCCGCCAGAGAAAATTCAGCaaggaaagaaaagaaaaagggggcaCCGATGCAGATTGCAGAAGCATGGGGATCAATCCATTGGATCTGAAAGCAGCCGGCGAGTTCCCATCGGCCGCTAAAAGGTCCAAAAAAAGACCTGCAGCACATGATAATGGGGTTCATGGTTCCTTGCGGGCATAGCGTGTGTCCATAAATCAAGGTAAAGCAGAAAACCCTGTGTTTGGCGGGAACATAAAAATTGCACACTCACACGCTCCATAGAGGAAAAAACAACTATTCGGCGCTCGAGGGCACAGCCTCACGCCGAGACTCCATCATGGCAGTCATTCAAACCAACCACCAACCACTCCGCTCCATTCAGCCAAGCCAAATCCGACCCTCTCCTCTCCGCTGACCAATGGCTCAGTTTCCATGATCATGCTGTCAGCAACAGACACGAAGGTCACGGGTCACACTCGAGTCTTGCTGCTCTCGCACCCGCCATCGCGGCTCCGCTCGAGGTGGCCCTGTCAGCGGCAATTGGCGATAACAACAAAGATGCTCTCACTGCTCAGTGCCTCAATACGAACAACACCAAAATGCACCGCCCTCCATCTATCCTCTGTGTACGAAGTAGATGCACAGCTCCATTAGTCTGCCGCGAGAGTTGCTGCACCCACCACCACATTGCAGGCAAAATCGGACGCTTACGACGTTGTGCTCAAAGCTTATGCATGATCACAACACAATTCCATCACGGTCGCCATGACCGAGTCAATAGATGCACCTGCGTGGATCCGATAGAGTATTGCCGGCACCAGCAACATCTCTCAGGGGAGCACAATACTACTACACAGCAGGCTCTACGCTGCAGCACGCCGTGATGCCATTGCTAGCATCAACTTTTGGATGAAATCCTGCTTGGCCTTGCAGACGCTTGGAAAACACCCGCTCTCGCGTCGGCATGCACTTCCTCTCTCAGCAGTGAGCAACAGTGGCATCTTATGCACCAAATGGCAAACGGTGCGATCGGATGGGTGGGCCGACTCTCGTCTCCATGGGCTCGTATTTGTTCCAAGAAAAGGACTGCCCGCGGCCAGATCTACAGTCATTGCCAGGCTAGCCGGGGCTTTCGTTGGCCACCACAGGATGCGCGACTGACGACTGTGGACTCGTGGAGACGGGCTCTTGGGGGCCTTTCCAGCTGGATCCTGATCACCGGGGGTGGTTGGCACTTGGATCCACGTCGTTTTCCTTTGGGTTCGAATCTGGTTTTGGCCGTGTTGCACCTCTGTCTCTGTTCAAGCATCGATGGAGCCAAGCCTCGTCCTGGTGTTCCATGCTGACGAGCTTCCTAGATCTCACTTGAGCATCAGCCATCAGGCCAGCTCCAGCCTCATAGTCAGCGTCCGTCGTGAAGCAGTCCTCGAGGAGCTGAAGCGTGCATAGGAACGATATTTTTTACAGTGCGAAGCAGCCCTGAGCCTCCAGCCGAACGGTCTGCTCCAGGTATTCCACCGTGGTGCAAGGTACATGCGGTCGGGCTAAGTTTAGGGACCCGAGCTTGACGGCAACGTCGCCAGGGTTCCCCTTCTGATGGCAAAAATTTGGCCGGGGGCCTCTGGACTGAGACTATGCGTCTTTGGTCCGTCTCGCCCGCCCCAGTTCAGGGGTCAACACAAGGAAGCCCAGAGGAAAGGACAAGAGAGGGAGGAACAATGCACACACACGTTCGAATCCATACTGTATTTTTGGACCTGGCCATGGAAGCTACAGACAGGCTGGTGGTGTGTTGATGATCCCTCGACCCAGGTATCTATTCCTACTGTGTTCGTGAGACCGGTACTTCGGGCAGTACGAAAAGAAGCATCTTCTATCCATCATTACGAGACCCACGCTCCAGGTCTTCCGCCTTGTCTGAGCTGTGTGTCTGCCGTCTGTGCCTGTTAGCTACGTTACCTATTAGCGGACGCTCGTTTGCCAGACACTCCGGGACCTGTGTAGAGAGAAAATAGGTCATTCTCTGTCTCTGAGTGTCTCCCCCCCTTTCGCTCGCCACTTTCTTCTTACTCGACACTCGATTTTGAAAGTGTCCGAGAGACTATTCAGCCCTTCTTCCTCTCAAACCTCTTTCCTATACAGACGCCTCACTCGTTTTGGTGGTCTGCCTACTCTATCGCTAATTTGTTACACATCCTCTTCCTTTTAATTTTGCCTTTGCTTGTTGATCGCCATATTTGCGTTTTGCAAGAGAGGAGAAAGAAAGGGAGAGAATCCAGCTGCAGCCTCATCACACACACCACCAACCCGCGTTGCTCAGTCGACAAATCGTGCAGGAAATACGCCTCTTTTTGCTACCTACAACCTTAATCATCACACCCTTCTAGACACTCGCTTCACTGAACGACTTTCTCGACTTCCTTCTCAATTCTTACCCATTGACGACAGTCCTCATCGTCTTGTTTACCTCGAGCTAGACGACATCACCGACTTCGAATAGCGTCTCGTCCGTCGACGTGTTTGTCCGCGCCGGACATCACGAACCCAATCCCATCACCATGGCGAGCGGACGCATGTCCATGTACTCGGTGGCCTCCGAGGGCATGGGAGGTCCTCGTGCCGGCCAACAACCCTCGCAGTTTTCCACCACGACCCTCCTCAACGCCATTCACAATATTTACCTGTCATCCCAACCCTTCAAGTTGGACGCTGGCTCCAGCCTTGTCGTAAACACATGGCTCACCGCAGCACAGGCCGGACCGGACGGAAGAACAGGAGGCACCATAGATCCTGCCCTCGGTGCCAGAGCATGGGAACATGCTCGCCGCCGTGCTGAGGATGGCTGCATCATTCTTGGGTAGGCTTCAAACCCCAATCAACAGACAACAATTGCTAATGCTGCGTAGTTCCCTTCACACATCGAGCCCCTCGGTCCTCACGCCTTTCCTCTCATCTCTGCCGCTCAACATCCCGTCATCCGTCTACAGGTCACTCGAGGCCATCCAGCCTTTCTTGAGATGCTCCACCCCCTACAACCCCTCCGCTTCCAGACAGGCTGCCCTCGGCGTCACCTTGACGCTCAACTTGACCGGTAACTTCCAGGGAGCCGCCATCGCCCTGTCTCAGGGCGGCATCGATACCGCAAAGGGCCTGCTCAATATCCCCTCTGAACCGGGGTACCGCGCCTTTGACGTCTTTTACTACCTATTGACGTCGGTCTCTACGCCCGCCGAGAGGGAGTTCTTGGGCCTCAAGCCCGCCTCCAGCTATGCCCTGCTTGCGAGATCCGGCACATACGACCCGCCCTCGTACCTCCCCACGGCTGACGATGCCGCTGCTGCCGATGACTTTAGGACCGCCCTCAAGGACATTGGCATCAAGGGTTCTGCGTACCGCAACCTCATCTCTACCCTCGCCGGCCTGCTCAAGCTCGGCGACACGCTCGACTACAACCTGGACGAGGACGTGTTTGACGAAATCTGCGAGGATGTGAGCGGCCTGCTGGGCATGGATCCCGAGACCCTTGCCACGCAGTGTACAACGCAGGACCGGTCAACGCTGGTTGGCGGTCTGTACGAGGCGTTGGTCGACTGGGTCATCTCCAAGGCCAACCAGGCGATCTCCGCGCAGATGGCACGTATCAGAGACGGTACCGAGTCCATCGCAGGTGGTGCCCGCACGCCCACATCCAACGGCGACGGCGACACCGTCTGCATCACCATCTTGGATGTCCCCGACCCAACCCTGGGCAAAGCCTTGACCATGCGTGGCATCTTTGACGACACCGTGGGCATCAACTCGGAGATGATTGCTGACGGCATCGAGGCGTCTCCCGCCGGCAGCACCGTCGTGCGTGAGATGCAGACGGCCATTGCGGAAGTTGGCCACGAGCTCGGCATCATGTCTGGCGCCGCCGGCAAGGACCGCCAGCACGCGCTCGAGAAGCGTGAAGAGGTTCTCGAGAAGATTGGACACTCTGCCGATGACGACGCGTTCCTCAAGAAGCTGCTCTTCCCGGTCTCCGGCCAGGGCATCAACCTCGGAGTTGCTGGACGTCTCGAGCTCGCAACGCTTCTCAGCTCCAGCCGCGTGTGGTACCACCTCTCGATCCACCCCACCGACGACTCTCCCGCCAGCTTGGCTGCTTTGCCTTCCGTCAACTCAGCCTGGTCAGCCGGCACTGTCTCCCGCCAGCTCCGTTCCTGGAGGCTGCCCGAGTGGGCCAACAGGCGAAACAAGAACCTGGACTTCACCGCTGATTTCGACATTGACGAGTTTGTCCAGCGATACGCTGCGTTGGGCTGCCAAGACGGCCGCGAGGGCATCGAGACGTGGATCCTCGAGCGCGGATGGACCAACGGCGAGGTCATTGTCGGTAAGGAGCGTGTGTGGACACGTGAGAGCGCTTGGTGGGAGGCGGAGAGCATGCTCGACATGAAGCCCCTCGATAACAACCTCCCCGGCATGGGCAATGTCCTGGCCGTGAACAACCTCGAATCAGGCTACTCGGCAAACGGCAGCGGCTACTTCCCAACGCCCATGCTGGACACGACACCCAACGGAAGCCGTGATCACCTCATTGCCCACCAGCGCAATGCCAGCCAGGGCAACCTCTCCCAACACACCCTCGCTCACAATGCCGCGATGCGTGCTCCTTCCGTAGCTCCTTCGGGCATGCGTCCCGCGCAGAACGGAGACTACGGTCTCGGCACCAAGGGTGACACCTACAAGGGCCAAGTCTTTTACAACAACGAGGGCGAGTTTGTCGGCCAGATGGACCCCGAAATTGCTGACGGCAAGCACGTCGAGGAGAAGACCATGGACAAGGACCGCCGTCTCTGGGTTGCCATTGTGTGGTTCTGGACCTTTTGGATCCCCTCGCCTGCGCTGCGCCTCATCGGCCGCATGAAGCGTCCCGACGTGCGCATGGCCTGGCGTGAAAAGTTCACCTTGGTCTGGTTCATCGTGCTCATCAACGCTGCTATTGTTTTCTGGATTATCGGGTTCGGCAAGCTCCTGTGTCCCAACTTTGATAAGGCCTGGGATAGCACGGAAGTCGGCACGCACCAGGGCGAGACGGATTTCTACGTTAGCTTCCGCGGTGGCGTGTACGATGTCTCCAAGTTCTGGAAGACGCAGCACTCCGATACCAACATTGAGACGACCAAGGCCAACATGATTCAATTCGCCGGATTGGACATGGACGACTACTTCCCGCCTCCCCTTACTCTGGTGTGCCCCGGTCTCGGAATCGCCTCGTCCACCGCACTCCAGGCCAACACCACCCCCGAGTACACCATTGGTATCCACAAGTCTGGCTCTCTGGCCGATGACCGTACGAGCGCGCTCGGCGACTCTGATTGGTACAGCAAGAAGCTGCTGCCGCGCATGAAGGAGTTTTACAAGGGCGATCTCGTCTGGGACAAGGGCGACGTCAAGTCGGACGGCCAAGACAACAGCCACATGTGGGTGATTTACAACGGCGGCGTCTACGACTTTACAAACTACTACCACACCCAAGACGTCTTCAAGCAGGTCGACACGTACAAGTTCCTTAACACCAAGATGATGAGCGCTGTCGAGAACAACCCGGGTGAAGACATTACCGACAAATGGAACACCATCATCAAGGCCGCCGCCAGCAACTCGACCGAGAACACCAGCGTCCAGAACAGTCTCAATTGCGCAAAGAATTTGTTCTATAAGGGTATTCCAGACTTCCGCTACTCCGCTAGGTGTCAGGTCAACAACTACATCATGTTGGCCATGACGATTATTCTCTGCGCCGTCATTCTCATCAAGTTCTTGGCTGCTCTGCAGTTCGGTTCCAAGCGTCGCCCCGCTCCTCAAGACAAGTTTGTTATTTGCCAAGTACCGGCCTATACCGAAGGCGAGGACTCGCTGCGAAAGGCGCTCGACTCTTTGACGGCCCTTCAGTACGACAACAAGCGCAAGCTCATTTGCGTCATTTGCGACGGTGTCATTGTCGGTGAAGGCAACGATCGTCCTACCCCCAAGATTGTCCTGGATATTCTCGGCGTTGACCCCAAGGTTGACCCGCCCGCGCTGCCCTTCAAGTCTGTCGGCACGGGCAGCGAGCAACTCAACTACGGCAAGGTGTACTCTGGTCTGTACGAATTCGAAGGCAACGTCGTCCCCTACCTCGTCATTGTCAAGTGCGGCAAGGAATCCGAGCAGAGCAAGGCCAAGCCCGGTAACAGAGGCAAGCGTGACTCCCAGATTCTGCTGATGAGCTTCCTCAACCGCGTCCACCACCGTTCTCCCATGTCCCCGCTTGAGCTGGAAATGTTCCACCAGATCAACAACATCATCGGCGTGGACCCCGAGCTGTATGAATATCTCATGATGATTGACGCCGATACCTGTGTCCGGGAAGACTCGCTCAACAGACTGGTTTCCGCCTGTGCCAACGACGCCAAGATTGCCGGTATCTGCGGTGAGACTGGTCTGCAAAACGATGACAAGACCTGGTGGACCATGATTCAAGTCTACGAGTACTTCATCTCCCACAACCTGGCCAAGGCTTTCGAGTCTCTCTTCGGATCCGTCACATGTTTGCCTGGATGGTATGTACCCTCACTTCTCACTTGCAGGACCAAGCTAACCAGTCAGTTTCACAATGTACCGTCTGCGCACCGTCGACAAGGGCAAGCCGCTCATTATCTCGGACAACATCATCCGCGACTATGCCGTGTGTGACGTCGACACCCTCCACAAGAAGAACCTGCTGTCTCTTGGTGAGGATCGTTACCTGACGACGCTCATGACCAAGTACTTCCCGTCCATGAAGTTCAAGTTCATCCCCGACGCGTACTGCCAGACTGCCGCCCCCGAGTCGTGGAGCGTTCTGCTGTCCCAACGTCGTCGCTGGATCAACTCCACCATCCACAACCTGTTTGAACTGATGAAGCTCAAGGAGATGTGCGGTTTCTGCTGCTTCAGCATGCGCTTCATCGTCTTTATTGATCTCTTTGGTACCATTATCCTCCCGGCGACGACCTTCTACCTCGGCTACCTCATCTACCTCGTAGCCAGTAGGACCGGACAATTCCCCATGATTTCCATCATTATGCTCGCCGCGGTGTACGGTCTCCAAGCCCTCATCTTTATCCTGAAACGGCAGTGGCAGCACATCGGATGGATGATCATCTACATTCTCGCCTTCCCCATCTACAACTTTGCGCTCCCCATTTACTCCTTCTGGAACCAGGACAACTTCTCGTGGGGTAACACGCGTATCGTCATTGGAGAAAAGGGCATGAAGAAGCTCATCGCCGTGGACGACGAAGGCTTCGACCCCCGCAGCATCCCGCTCCAGCGCTGGGACGACTACGCCATGATGAACAACCTCCCCGGCCGCCGCGGCGGCTACATGGAGAAGGCCGACATGGGCTACGACGACCAGTACGAGATGGACGAGATCCGCTCCGTCTACTCGTCCGTCCGCCAGGGCTCCGTCCTCACGGGCATGAACCGCAACAACCACTACGTCCCGCCCCAGTCGCCCGCGCCCTTTGGCGGCATGGCCCGCGCCTCGGGCGCCACGAGCCCCTACCACCAGGACCAGCACATGGCCAACCGCCAGTCCATGGTCTCGCTCGGCGCCCACGACATCCACCGCGGCCAGACGCCCTACCAGGACTTCCCCAGCAGCCGCCCGAGCGTCTCCAACCTCCGCGGCCAGGCCAGCGTCTCCCCCGGTCTTGGCGTCGGCAACAACCGCTCGCAGTCGGCCCTCGGCATCAACCGCCAGCAGGCCGGCGCCGCGCAGTCGACGTCGTCCTTCGACTTCCAGCGCGGCAACATGCAAGGACCCGACGACGGCATGATCATTGACGCCATCCAGGGCGTTCTGCGCGAGGTCGACCTCGACACGGTGACAAAGAAGCAGGTCCGCGCGCTCGTCGAGCAGAGGCTGCAGACGGGACTCGTCGGCGAGAGGAGGACGTTTATGGACAGACAGATTGACAACGAGCTGGCCAACATGTAGACTGTGTACGTGTATCGGCATCTTAACGGCAAATCGTACATAACGCGGGCCAGCTTTCATCTCTGTCGTATAATGAGGGCATTTTAAAACAAAAACTGGGGGCGTTGCGAATCTAGGGGCATGTCTTGGATACAAATCTTGTTTACAATGTTTCTTTCTCTTTATTTGGGGGCATATCGTAGTTCTCTGGCACCACATTCGCGGATGGCTTCCACCGGATAATACATCTCCTAGTAGTTCAAATTAATCTTTATGAGACAATGGACCTTCATTATGAATCGTGTGAACTGGATTTTATTTTCACTCCTGTCTACTCATGTTCTCCGCTCCTGAATCTTGCCAACGCCGTTGAGCCGCAGGTAGACATCGGTGCCCCAGCCGTACAAGCTCTGCACAGCAATCCCACCGCCAAAGTACTCGGCGTACGCCCGACTCAGCGGCAGACCGTACCCGAGACCCGCAATCGAGCTCCCACCAGCGCTCGCGCTAGAAATCACATTTAGGCCACCATCATCGGACCCGGGAAACTCGTCGTCATCGGAAAAGGTGGTGAAGGAGTAGGACCAGATGTTGGGTAGCACCTCGGGGGagatgccgccgccgcggtcGCGGATGCGAATCGTCACGCCGGGGACATTATCCTCGAGCGGCTTGATGGCGTCGCTCCTGAACTCGCCGCGCGTCTCCTTGGGCACTTCAATCTTGAGGTGCTGGTTTGGTCGGGGCGGCTCCGGGGCGATGGTGACGACGATGGGCTCCTTGTTATCCCTGGCTTCCACGGTGGCTCGGAAGGCATTCTTGAGGAGTTCGGTGACGATGTATTCGAGGTGCATCGGTATAAACGCAAACGTGGTGTCGGGCTCGCCGTCGATGACGAGCTGCGGCCGTACGCCGTACCGCAGCTCGCAAATATCCGCCACGAAGCCGGCACAGGACTCAATGATGTGGGCCGGCTTGAGGGCCGTGTCGATGACGCCAATGTAGCTGGGCTGCTCCGGGCACGGGGTCGGGCTGGCCTGGGGGTCAAAGTGAGGCTGGGAGCTGTAGTGCAGGGCAATGTGCTGCTCGGCGACGAGGCGAGTGCCGATGCGGGCGCGGAGGTGCTCGTCGAGGAAGCGGGTGACCTCTTGCGGAGAGATGTAGCGGCGGCACTCGAGGAAGCCACGGGCGAGGATGGGGATTGTGTCGGTGTGGGTTGCCACGAGCTCGGCGAGGACCTCTGTGAAACGTATCTCGTCGTCGAGAGTGCGGACAGCGCTATCGCCGCCCTTTGTCCACCAGGGGAGGAGGGTGGAGAGGGAGTGAACGTAGTTGTTGTAGATGCGGCTGATGTTGGGGTTGGAGACGACAATATAGGGTAGGTTGCGGAGGGCCTGGATGCGGTGGGCGAGGCGGATCGGGAGGAGGGAGAGGGTGAAGTTGGCCGAGGATAGCAAGGACTTTTCGCTCAGAGGAGGGCGGCCGTGTCTTTCGATGTTAGTGCTTGGATTGACATTCGAAATTCAAAGAGTGTCAGTACTTGACCAGGTCGGTGAGGCTCAAGGGATGCTGCGTCTTGTTGGCGAGCTGGACAATCTCGTGGTCGTCGACGCGAGACAGGTGGTGAGAGGAGCCATGGCGGTGACTGTGACGGTGACCGTGCCGAGAGGAAGAGAGCAGACGAGTGTTTGAAGGAGTATGGAGTTGTGCGAGTATCCTCTGGGGCGTCTTGGGCCTCAATGGTCT
This is a stretch of genomic DNA from Colletotrichum lupini chromosome 10, complete sequence. It encodes these proteins:
- a CDS encoding chitin synthase, whose amino-acid sequence is MASGRMSMYSVASEGMGGPRAGQQPSQFSTTTLLNAIHNIYLSSQPFKLDAGSSLVVNTWLTAAQAGPDGRTGGTIDPALGARAWEHARRRAEDGCIILGSLHTSSPSVLTPFLSSLPLNIPSSVYRSLEAIQPFLRCSTPYNPSASRQAALGVTLTLNLTGNFQGAAIALSQGGIDTAKGLLNIPSEPGYRAFDVFYYLLTSVSTPAEREFLGLKPASSYALLARSGTYDPPSYLPTADDAAAADDFRTALKDIGIKGSAYRNLISTLAGLLKLGDTLDYNLDEDVFDEICEDVSGLLGMDPETLATQCTTQDRSTLVGGLYEALVDWVISKANQAISAQMARIRDGTESIAGGARTPTSNGDGDTVCITILDVPDPTLGKALTMRGIFDDTVGINSEMIADGIEASPAGSTVVREMQTAIAEVGHELGIMSGAAGKDRQHALEKREEVLEKIGHSADDDAFLKKLLFPVSGQGINLGVAGRLELATLLSSSRVWYHLSIHPTDDSPASLAALPSVNSAWSAGTVSRQLRSWRLPEWANRRNKNLDFTADFDIDEFVQRYAALGCQDGREGIETWILERGWTNGEVIVGKERVWTRESAWWEAESMLDMKPLDNNLPGMGNVLAVNNLESGYSANGSGYFPTPMLDTTPNGSRDHLIAHQRNASQGNLSQHTLAHNAAMRAPSVAPSGMRPAQNGDYGLGTKGDTYKGQVFYNNEGEFVGQMDPEIADGKHVEEKTMDKDRRLWVAIVWFWTFWIPSPALRLIGRMKRPDVRMAWREKFTLVWFIVLINAAIVFWIIGFGKLLCPNFDKAWDSTEVGTHQGETDFYVSFRGGVYDVSKFWKTQHSDTNIETTKANMIQFAGLDMDDYFPPPLTLVCPGLGIASSTALQANTTPEYTIGIHKSGSLADDRTSALGDSDWYSKKLLPRMKEFYKGDLVWDKGDVKSDGQDNSHMWVIYNGGVYDFTNYYHTQDVFKQVDTYKFLNTKMMSAVENNPGEDITDKWNTIIKAAASNSTENTSVQNSLNCAKNLFYKGIPDFRYSARCQVNNYIMLAMTIILCAVILIKFLAALQFGSKRRPAPQDKFVICQVPAYTEGEDSLRKALDSLTALQYDNKRKLICVICDGVIVGEGNDRPTPKIVLDILGVDPKVDPPALPFKSVGTGSEQLNYGKVYSGLYEFEGNVVPYLVIVKCGKESEQSKAKPGNRGKRDSQILLMSFLNRVHHRSPMSPLELEMFHQINNIIGVDPELYEYLMMIDADTCVREDSLNRLVSACANDAKIAGICGETGLQNDDKTWWTMIQVYEYFISHNLAKAFESLFGSVTCLPGCFTMYRLRTVDKGKPLIISDNIIRDYAVCDVDTLHKKNLLSLGEDRYLTTLMTKYFPSMKFKFIPDAYCQTAAPESWSVLLSQRRRWINSTIHNLFELMKLKEMCGFCCFSMRFIVFIDLFGTIILPATTFYLGYLIYLVASRTGQFPMISIIMLAAVYGLQALIFILKRQWQHIGWMIIYILAFPIYNFALPIYSFWNQDNFSWGNTRIVIGEKGMKKLIAVDDEGFDPRSIPLQRWDDYAMMNNLPGRRGGYMEKADMGYDDQYEMDEIRSVYSSVRQGSVLTGMNRNNHYVPPQSPAPFGGMARASGATSPYHQDQHMANRQSMVSLGAHDIHRGQTPYQDFPSSRPSVSNLRGQASVSPGLGVGNNRSQSALGINRQQAGAAQSTSSFDFQRGNMQGPDDGMIIDAIQGVLREVDLDTVTKKQVRALVEQRLQTGLVGERRTFMDRQIDNELANM